The Natribaculum luteum genome contains the following window.
GTGCTAGGTGGGACGTTCGCCGATATCGGTATCGACGATTCGTTCATCAAGGAAGTCGGCGAGACGATCGACTCTGGTGAGTCCGCGCTGTTCATACTCGTGAGTGACGTCCAGCGGGACCGCGTCATCGAGAAACTCGAGCCGTACGACCCCGAACTCCTCGAGACGCACCTCTCACCGGAGGACGAAGACAAACTCCGCGGACACTTCGTCGCGGAGGAAGTGACCACGTGAATCCTGGAAACGAGCGGTCGTTTGGAGGCGTCCAGGGGTCCAGTCTCGCACAGGCGACACGACGATCACGCAATTCCGATAGTATCGATGGATTCTAGACGGCACCCGTCCGGAACAGCGCGACGATGGCTCCCGAGACGAGCAACACCATTCCGACGACGAGCAGCAGCGTCTGGAACCAGTCGCCGACCGTAAACCCGAGTCGGTCGTTCGTCGGCTGGCGGTGCGGAGACGCTGGCGCTTCGACGGGACCGGGAAACGCCGCCAGCACCTCGCGGAGTTCGCCGAGTCCGAGCGCGCCGGTGAGCAGCGCACAGAACACGAAGATCACGAAGCCCGCCGGCGGGACGACGACGAGCGCAAGCCACGGCTTCGTGATGTTCGTCGCCATGGCGAAGATCGGGATCGACGAGAGGCCGGTCGCCAGCGTCGCCTGTCCGATTCGCGCCCCGACGAGCGGCCTGAACCCGACCAGCCGGGCGCTCAGACAGTGGAAGACGAACATCGAGCCGTAGCCGACGCTGGTCGCGACGGCCGCGCCGTGCATTCCGTAGCGAGGGATCAACAGGGCGTTGAGCGCGACGTTGATCACCGCCGCCAGACCGGTCGCAACGACCGGGTAGCGGAGCGTCCCTTTCCCCTGTGCGACGGCCAGGATCGGCCGCGCGAGCGCGAAGCCGAGCGCGCCAGGTAACAACAACAGCAGCGGTTCGATCGCCGGCGTGGCGTCCGGACCGAAGTAGATCGGGACCGCAACGTCCGCCAGCGCGGCGAGTCCGACGGCCATGACGGCCGTCAGCAAGAACGTGTACCGCGTCGTCCGGGAGGCGAGTTCGGAGATCTGCCGGTGGCGGTTCTGCGACCACAGCTCCGAGGTCGAGTGGACGTACACCGTCTGGAGCGCCAGCGGGACGAACCAGAGGAACTCCGCGAGCGTCAGCGCCGCCCGGTAGTGGCCGACCTGGGCGCTTTCTCTGAACCGCTGGAGCATGATGATGTCGACGTGGTACAGCGACGTCAGGAGCAACACGAGGACGACGCTCATCGAGTTGAACGTAAGCATCGTCCGGCTGGGAAACCTCGAGGGCGGCCGGCTGAAGATACACCGGAGCGAGACCTGGCGGTGGACCAGCGCGAGGCCGACGACGGCGACGAGCGCACTGGCCAGTACCCGACCGGCGAGCGCGCCGATCACACCATGTCCGAGCGCCACGAGCGGGATCGCGAGGGCGACGAACGCGACGGTGTCGAGAATCTGCAACGGTTCCGAGTACCGCTCGAGTCCGAAGCCCATGAGCGTCTTGCGGGCGTAGCTGCGAAACTGCGCAGCGAGCACGAGCACCGCGAGGACGTGAAAGTACGTCGCGAATCCGGGGCCGAAGGCGAGTTCGACGATCCTGCCTCGAGCGGCGACAACGAGGAGGGCGGCACCGACGACCGACGTGAGGATCGCCAGCCGGAAGTAGAAGCCGACGACGAGTTCGCTCCAGTTCGCGATCGGCCGATCTTCGGCGAGGAACTTTCGGACGCCGTCGGTGATCCCCGAACTGACGAAGATCATGTAGAGTGCGAACACGGAGAGGAGAAACGAGTACTCCCCGAACCGCGACGCACCCAGGAGACGGTACAGAAGCGGTGTCGTCAGTGCGGTCACCACGAGGATGACGACCTTTCCGCCGACGACCGAGAGGATGCCGCTGGCAATGCTCCGGTTCACGGGTCCACCTTCAAGGATCGGCGACGATCGGCGGGCTTCGCTGTCGCCACTCGAGCGACGTCCGACGTACACACAGTACCGGAGACTACCGTATCCTGGAACGTTATTATAGAGGCGTTAAACGGCTCGAGACGACGAATTAGTGCATACGCGTCCCCGGCCGGGCGTCGCGACGGCTCAGTACGTGTTGGCCCAGGTCGTGACCCCGCTGGCGCCGTAGTCTCTGATTCCGTTGATGAGTCGGTTCTTCTTGAACGCCGGATTCGAAGCGGAGGTGTAGAGACAGACGGCTTCGCGGCCACTCTGATAGGACTCGAGATCCGCGTCGCGGACGACCGTGTCGGAGCCGAGTTCGACGTAGGGATACTGGTCCGCCCGGTAGGTTCCGCGATAGACGACGGTGTTCGAACCCGTGTTGACCATCGCGTTTCGGTCGATGCTACCGGGGCCACGCTGGGTGACGTCCACGACGTTGAACCGGCAGTTGTCTCGCTCACAGCGAATTCCGTCGCGGAAGCCGCCGCCGTCCCCCGCCTCGCCGGAGATCGTGACGTACTCTGCGAGCACTCGAT
Protein-coding sequences here:
- a CDS encoding flippase — translated: MNRSIASGILSVVGGKVVILVVTALTTPLLYRLLGASRFGEYSFLLSVFALYMIFVSSGITDGVRKFLAEDRPIANWSELVVGFYFRLAILTSVVGAALLVVAARGRIVELAFGPGFATYFHVLAVLVLAAQFRSYARKTLMGFGLERYSEPLQILDTVAFVALAIPLVALGHGVIGALAGRVLASALVAVVGLALVHRQVSLRCIFSRPPSRFPSRTMLTFNSMSVVLVLLLTSLYHVDIIMLQRFRESAQVGHYRAALTLAEFLWFVPLALQTVYVHSTSELWSQNRHRQISELASRTTRYTFLLTAVMAVGLAALADVAVPIYFGPDATPAIEPLLLLLPGALGFALARPILAVAQGKGTLRYPVVATGLAAVINVALNALLIPRYGMHGAAVATSVGYGSMFVFHCLSARLVGFRPLVGARIGQATLATGLSSIPIFAMATNITKPWLALVVVPPAGFVIFVFCALLTGALGLGELREVLAAFPGPVEAPASPHRQPTNDRLGFTVGDWFQTLLLVVGMVLLVSGAIVALFRTGAV
- a CDS encoding DUF1269 domain-containing protein; translation: MAVGAVSGVLGGTFADIGIDDSFIKEVGETIDSGESALFILVSDVQRDRVIEKLEPYDPELLETHLSPEDEDKLRGHFVAEEVTT